In Longimicrobium sp., the following are encoded in one genomic region:
- the rseP gene encoding RIP metalloprotease RseP: MLLSILATLVALSVLILIHELGHFFAAKSVDIAAPTFSLGLGPRVAGFKWGETDFVISAIPLGGYVKMAGMEDDEAMEVLEGGEKAPPVDPARTFDAKPIWARTWVISAGVIMNLVFALVANIVLAAGQGEPYIGTRQVAPMHELGGSAAQLRQIPVGAEIVSVGGQPVAHWDAMQRALADAPAGAVAVGVAGQAPVTLTLPERGRSRDTLQQALRFFSPPVVGGVLPDRSAAKAGLRPNDRIVALNGQPVTAWHEAVEQFRNSPGKPVKVDVQRGGERVSLTLTPAAEEEKVNGQKRMVGKIGAVELPLIHHRKLGFGAAIGHGWNETVGMVELLLTTLRDLVTGALSPRNLGGLLSIGEASGQSAEQGGWSFLYFLALLSVNLAVLNLLPIPILDGGHLMFLLVEAVRGRPLSVEARIRLSHVGLIIVVGLMLWANGNDVVRYVERFLSR, from the coding sequence GTGCTCCTGAGCATCCTGGCGACCCTCGTCGCCCTTTCGGTCCTGATCCTCATCCACGAGCTGGGGCACTTCTTCGCCGCCAAGTCGGTGGACATTGCCGCGCCCACCTTTTCCCTGGGGCTGGGGCCGCGCGTGGCGGGCTTCAAGTGGGGCGAAACGGACTTCGTGATCTCGGCCATCCCGCTGGGCGGCTACGTGAAGATGGCGGGGATGGAGGACGACGAGGCCATGGAGGTGCTGGAGGGCGGCGAAAAGGCGCCCCCGGTGGACCCCGCGAGGACCTTCGACGCCAAGCCCATCTGGGCGCGCACCTGGGTAATCTCGGCCGGGGTGATCATGAACCTGGTCTTCGCCCTGGTCGCCAACATCGTGCTGGCCGCCGGGCAGGGCGAGCCGTACATCGGCACGCGGCAGGTGGCGCCCATGCACGAGTTGGGCGGCAGCGCCGCACAGCTGCGCCAGATCCCCGTCGGGGCCGAGATCGTGTCCGTCGGCGGGCAGCCGGTGGCCCACTGGGACGCGATGCAGCGCGCGTTGGCAGACGCCCCCGCGGGCGCGGTCGCCGTCGGCGTGGCGGGCCAGGCGCCGGTTACGCTGACCCTCCCCGAGCGGGGCCGCAGCCGCGACACGCTTCAGCAGGCCCTGCGCTTCTTCAGCCCGCCGGTCGTGGGGGGCGTGCTTCCCGATCGTTCCGCCGCCAAGGCAGGGCTGCGGCCCAACGACCGCATCGTGGCGCTCAACGGACAGCCCGTTACGGCGTGGCACGAGGCGGTGGAGCAGTTCCGGAACAGCCCCGGCAAGCCCGTGAAGGTCGACGTGCAGCGCGGCGGCGAACGGGTGTCGCTGACCCTCACTCCGGCCGCCGAAGAAGAGAAGGTGAACGGGCAGAAGCGGATGGTGGGGAAGATCGGAGCGGTGGAGCTTCCGCTGATCCACCACCGGAAGCTGGGGTTCGGGGCGGCGATCGGCCACGGGTGGAACGAGACCGTGGGCATGGTGGAGCTGCTGCTGACCACGCTGCGCGACCTGGTGACCGGCGCGCTGTCGCCACGCAACCTGGGCGGCCTGCTTTCCATCGGCGAGGCGTCGGGGCAGAGCGCCGAGCAGGGCGGATGGAGCTTCCTGTACTTCCTGGCGCTGCTCTCGGTGAACCTGGCCGTGCTGAACCTGCTCCCCATCCCCATCCTCGACGGCGGACACCTGATGTTCCTGCTGGTGGAGGCGGTGCGCGGCCGGCCGCTGTCGGTAGAGGCGCGCATCCGCCTTTCGCACGTGGGGCTGATCATCGTCGTGGGGCTGATGCTGTGGGCCAACGGCAACGACGTGGTGCGCTACGTGGAGCGCTTCCTCAGCCGCTGA
- a CDS encoding TraR/DksA family transcriptional regulator, with translation MDRTQIESIERLLVRERDKIRRSIGRFQQHSVSRDSADADLSSYSFHMADQGTDAMEREKSFLFASKEGRYLYRIEEALRRLYTEPEAFGICHGCQNEIPFQRLEALPHARYCLDCKRREEDEKAA, from the coding sequence ATGGATCGGACCCAAATCGAATCCATCGAGCGTCTTCTTGTGCGCGAGCGCGACAAGATCAGGCGTTCCATCGGCCGCTTCCAGCAGCACTCCGTCAGCCGCGACTCTGCCGACGCGGACCTTTCCAGCTATTCGTTCCACATGGCCGACCAGGGCACCGACGCCATGGAGCGCGAGAAGTCGTTCCTGTTCGCCAGCAAGGAAGGGCGCTACCTGTACCGCATCGAGGAGGCGCTGCGCCGGCTGTACACCGAGCCCGAGGCGTTCGGCATCTGCCACGGCTGCCAGAACGAAATCCCCTTCCAGCGCCTGGAGGCGCTGCCGCACGCGCGCTACTGCCTGGACTGCAAGCGCCGCGAAGAAGACGAAAAGGCGGCCTGA